CCTTTCCTCTGATCTCACATCTGAATTGTCCAATCACCAACTAATTAACACTTCCTGTCCCCTCCCCCTCAGCTGGCGGGGGCGGCCATTCTGGGTGTGGGGGTGTGGGTGAAGGTGGACAGCGGCTCCATCCTCGGCTTCCTGGGGAAGATAGAAAACGCCCCCGCTGAGCTGAGCCAGGTGCTGAACGTGGGCTACCTGCTGATCGCCATCGGAGCGCTGCTGGTCGTCATCGGCTTCCTGGGCTGCTGTGGTGCCGTGAGGGAGAGTCgctgcatgctgctgctggtaCTCATACAGGCTGAAAGACAGGGCACATGTTCTCTACCTGTAGACCACAGGCCTTTAGTCTTGTCATCTTTTACCTAGTTTGACAAATCGTCAGCAGAGGAAGCACATGAGCTTTgtcatttttcctctgtgggTTTTGTATAAATTAAACAATCTCAGtatgacattttttctttccCAGTTTTTCATCATCGTCCTGCTAGTCTTCATCGCGGAGGTTGCAGGAGCTGTGGTGGTCTTGGTCTTCCGGCCCCTGGTAGGTTTTACAAAGGGTATTAGTTTCTGGATTATTGCTGTTCACATTCGGTCCGTGTGTGCAGACGCTACTGTGCTCCTGAATTTCAGGCAGACGACTTGTTCAACAAGTTTGGCACAACAGCAGTTCAGAGCATCAAGAAGGACTATGGGAAAAATCCAGATGTCACCGGACTGTGGAACACCACGATGAGCACGGTGAGTGTTTCTGCTGCACATGGGACAGCATCAGTTCCACACCAGAGCTTCATGTAACACCAACTCTTTCTGTGTCCATCAGTTAAACTGTTGTGGATTCTACAACTCCTCGGACTTTGTGGGCTCTCCTTATTATGTGGACCACAACCAGCAATACCCACCACAGTGCTGTCCGGGCTTCATTATTAACCCGTGTAATCAAACAGTGGCCAACAATGCCATGGTACCCTGGAACATCCATGTGTATCAATTCAACAATAAGGCTTTGTGTGTtcctgagtccagatcccatccagagactgacagcaccaatgaatgtgtgtgtatccagaacctggttcagcttatgggtctgagccgtagacctccattgttgtcctaaaactattaaaagcccagcagggagccacactgctgacctggctcacatggttcttcctcaccaacaatgcGAGGCCCgcctgtttccaaaaaccagctccagactctgctgaGCACGaccgtcactgtttacagttgaggttctggattcacacaccACATTcgttggtgctgtcagtctctggatggggtttggactcacacacacacattgaatcAGCATTTTTCATAACTTTTTGTTCCGTGTTCATGTTTATTGGCACAGGCGATCACCGGCTGCTTCCCAAAGATCAAGCGGCTGATCAATGACAACACGG
This genomic window from Mastacembelus armatus chromosome 8, fMasArm1.2, whole genome shotgun sequence contains:
- the tspan34b gene encoding tetraspanin 35 — translated: MGCFGFLKVMMFVFNGVIFLAGAAILGVGVWVKVDSGSILGFLGKIENAPAELSQVLNVGYLLIAIGALLVVIGFLGCCGAVRESRCMLLLFFIIVLLVFIAEVAGAVVVLVFRPLADDLFNKFGTTAVQSIKKDYGKNPDVTGLWNTTMSTLNCCGFYNSSDFVGSPYYVDHNQQYPPQCCPGFIINPCNQTVANNAMAITGCFPKIKRLINDNTVVIAAVALGIAVLEICAMAVSMILYCKIKSMRA